The Primulina eburnea isolate SZY01 chromosome 13, ASM2296580v1, whole genome shotgun sequence genome includes a region encoding these proteins:
- the LOC140809586 gene encoding germin-like protein 5-1 produces MVYSRGAGMFMFLAIAIVVFTSSVSADPDLLQDICVADLTSAVKLNGYPCKSNVTAEDFFFAGLAKPGATNNSAGSLVTLANVQKIPGLNTLGVSLARIDYAPEGLNPPHTHPRATEVVFVLEGELDVGFITTANVLVSKSIKKGEIFVFPRGLVHFQKNNGKSAASVIAAFNSQLPGTQSIAATLFASTPTVPDNVLTKAFQVGTKEIDKIKSRFAPKK; encoded by the exons ATGGTTTATTCTCGTGGAGCTGGGATGTTTATGTTTTTGGCTATAGCTATAGTCGTGTTTACAAGTAGCGTTTCTGCGGATCCAGACTTGCTTCAAGATATTTGTGTTGCTGATCTCACTTCTG CCGTGAAGTTGAACGGATACCCATGCAAGTCCAACGTGACGGCGGAGGACTTCTTCTTCGCCGGCCTAGCCAAACCCGGTGCCACCAACAACTCCGCTGGGTCCCTGGTCACCTTAGCCAATGTGCAGAAAATCCCGGGCCTCAACACCCTCGGCGTGTCCCTCGCACGCATCGACTATGCCCCCGAAGGCCTGAACCCACCGCACACTCACCCACGTGCCACTGAGGTTGTGTTCGTCCTCGAAGGGGAGCTCGACGTGGGCTTCATCACCACCGCCAACGTCCTCGTATCGAAATCTATCAAGAAAGGGGAAATCTTCGTCTTTCCCAGAGGACTAGTTCACTTCCAGAAGAATAATGGAAAGAGCGCCGCCTCGGTGATCGCCGCCTTCAACAGCCAGCTCCCCGGAACGCAGTCTATAGCTGCCACACTGTTTGCTTCCACGCCGACGGTGCCGGATAATGTTCTGACGAAGGCGTTCCAGGTGGGCACGAAAGAGATTGACAAGATCAAGTCCAGATTCGCACCCAAGAAATGA
- the LOC140809583 gene encoding nuclear pore complex protein NUP98B-like isoform X2 — protein sequence METASSSWNMFSNQNQPNPFQQPNTQFGPSTLSQLSNQTSVASPFGTTGRVFDTPPASYKNLDKPQSNYVSGAPSTNIFGVPRNSGCGTPPIFQSNSAHGSTSSIFGIPSVTSLAPESANSGFGTIMFSHPNTNNTIGSRFPLFGSTSSSVSSGSTSSSVSSGLFGPQSSRFSFSAPFQNSSNSASTFINSSSNSSMYAIQNSGSQGKTSPWAIGSMTGKQSEGSSVAPYSATRETNGGSGRNYLEKMQSISAMPIYSDKSHEELRMEDYELRNKGGNTSRGGQSGFKHFATKESIFNPAAFDFCASKTLSNSQHFFTPAATTSSAPTLTKPANSFPPSSYTFSPQSHSFQSQSNVTSSISSFTSAPNPFSSLNPVRHPIPSNNHQLTPFSTAFTSSPFDTISSNKQQFTFSPSIQSTFQPQGTVTSTNLAFSSTPNPFSSLNPVTKSMTAYSCLPSLSKAFTSSPFNPVSSSEPSFTFTPFVQSATQPQISVTSSTPPFTQSINPFSSSNLVDQSILSNNFLFPKSSPVLTFPLLSKISSCEPIFTFSPSILSALEKTLGPFPSFLSTSHTGQAVPNANFSFTTNQNEPSIAQTAFTKVSQVDSQNVNVQQFVPSSTVNEQLSCIQNPFGPQVEVNISNCQPDSIISIQNGISSLSVSNNLSPVRKATHLRIRHWSLRQNRNPSLGLNSGSKEVKVPFFRDTEDKPCTVAPLMPRMNPRSWVVNSMHVVDNKLLNTCDNSAKSSENKGLATSSSQPEGTSPEATHETSIQEKNFDNLVPLLPKLRLGDYYTEPPISLLAESERAEPGFCSHVHDLVVGRRGYGSIKFLGETDVRYLDLDSIVQFNKREVIVYLNDLNKPPVGQSLNKPAEVTLLNVKCIDKKTGIQYMDGGKVRRYTEMLIKKTEEKGAEFISYDPVEGVWKFRVQHF from the exons atgGAGACTGCTTCAAGTTCTT GGAATATGTTTTCTAATCAGAACCAGCCAAATCCATTTCAACAGCCAAACACTCAGTTCGGTCCTTCAACTCTCTCTCAGCTGTCAAACCAAACCTCTGTCGCCTCACCATTTGGAACCACAGGCCGAGTATTCGACACCCCACCTGCCAGTTACAAAAATCTTGATAAGCCTCAGAGCAACTATGTTTCTGGTGCACCAAGCACAAATATctttggtgttccaagaaactcGGGATGTGGTACACCTCCAATTTTCCAATCAAATTCAGCTCATGGTAGTACAAGTTCCATATTTGGCATACCTAGCGTGACATCTCTTGCACCTGAGAGTGCAAACAGTGGTTTTGGCACAATTATGTTTAGCCATCCGAATACGAACAACACCATTGGATCTAGATTTCCTTTGTTTGGCTCAACTTCATCATCTGTTAGCAGCGGCTCAACTTCATCATCTGTTAGCAGCGGCTTATTTGGACCTCAAAGTTCTAGATTTTCTTTCTCGGCCCCATTTCAGAATAGCTCCAATTCAGCTTCAACGTTCATTAAcagcagcagcaacagcagCATGTATGCAATTCAGAATTCTG GATCACAGGGTAAAACATCGCCATGGGCAATTGGCTCAATGACTGGTAAACAGTCTGAAGGAAGTAGTGTTGCGCCTTATTCTGCAACACGTGAAACCAATGGAGGCAGTGGTAGGAATTATCTTGAGAAAATGCAGTCCATTTCTGCAATGCCTATTTATAGTGATAAaagtcatgaagagttgaggaTGGAGGATTATGAGCTGCGGAATAAAG GTGGAAACACTTCTCGGGGTGGTCAATCTGGTTTCAAGCATTTTGCTACAAAAGAAAGTATCTTCAATCCAGCAGCATTTGACTTTTGTGCTTCTAAGACTCTCTCTAATTCTCAACATTTCTTTACTCCAGCTGCTACGACCTCCAGTGCTCCAACACTTACAAAACCAGCAAATAGCTTTCCTCCTTCCTCCTACACATTCTCCCCTCAATCACATTCCTTTCAATCTCAAAGCAATGTAACATCTTCTATTTCTTCATTTACCTCGGCTCCAAATCCGTTCTCTTCATTAAATCCTGTTCGTCACCCAATTCCGTCCAATAATCATCAACTCACACCATTTTCCACGGCATTTACTTCTTCGCCTTTTGACACAATTTCGTCAAACAAACAACAGTTCACATTCTCGCCATCTATACAGTCTACCTTTCAACCTCAAGGCACTGTAACATCTACTAATCTTGCATTTTCCTCAACTCCAAATCCGTTCTCTTCATTAAATCCTGTTACCAAGTCAATGACAGCCTATAGTTGTCTCCCTTCATTATCAAAAGCATTCACTTCTTCGCCTTTTAACCCAGTTTCTTCTAGTGAACCATCATTCACGTTTACGCCATTCGTACAGTCTGCCACTCAACCTCAAATCTCCGTAACATCCTCTACGCCTCCTTTTACACAGTCTATAAATCCATTCTCTTCTTCAAATCTGGTTGATCAGTCAATATTGTCCAATAATTTTCTATTTCCCAAATCATCTCCTGTTCTAACTTTTCCGCTGCTCAGCAAGATTTCTTCATGTGAACCTATATTCACATTCTCACCCTCCATATTGTCTGCCTTGGAAAAGACATTAGGCCCTTTCCCATCTTTTCTGAGTACTTCACATACTGGACAAGCTGTTCCAAATGCAAATTTCTCATTTACTACCAATCAGAATGAACCATCAATAG CCCAAACTGCCTTTACAAAGGTCTCACAAGTTGACAGTCAGAACGTCAATGTACAACA GTTTGTGCCTTCAAGCACTGTGAATGAGCAGCTATCATGTATCCAAAATCCTTTTGGCCCGCAAGTCGAAGTAAATATATCAAATTGTCAACCGGATTCAATAATATCCATACAAAATGGAATTTCAAGCTTATCT GTTTCAAACAATCTTTCACCTGTCAGAAAGGCAACCCATTTGAGGATCCGACATTGGTCCTTAAGACAAAACAGAAATCCTTCTCTAGGACTCAATTCTGGAAGCAAGGAGGTTAAG GTGCCATTTTTCAGAGATACAGAAGACAAACCTTGTACAGTAGCTCCTTTGATGCCACGAATGAACCCCAGATCTTGGGTTGTAAACTCAATGCATGTGGTCGACAATAAACTTCTTAATACTTGTGACAACA GTGCAAAAAGTTCTGAAAACAAAGGCTTGGCAACTTCTTCCTCCCAACCAGAGGGGACCTCCCCTGAGGCGACTCATGAAACTTCCATCCAAGAGAAAAACTTTGATAATTTGGTACCACTACTTCCAAAGCTCAGACTTGGAGACTATTATACCGAACCTCCAATCAGCTTGCTGGCAGAAAGTGAAAGGGCAGAACCAGGATTTTGCAGCCATGTGCATGATTTAGTGGTTGGCAGGCGGGGTTATGGAAGCATCAAGTTTTTGGGAGAAACAGATGTCCGTTATCTTGATCTTGATTCTATTGTCCAGTTTAACAAACGTGAAGTGATCGTTTATCTAAATGATCTTAATAAGCCTCCAGTGGGACAGAGCCTAAATAAACCCGCTGAGGTCACATTACTCAATGTCAAATGCATTGATAAAAAAACAGGGATTCAGTACATGGATGGCGGGAAGGTTCGCAGGTATACAGAAATGTTGATCAAGAAAACGGAAGAAAAAGGAGCTGAGTTCATTTCATACGATCCAGTTGAAGGGGTGTGGAAATTCAGGGTGCAGCACTTTTAG
- the LOC140809583 gene encoding nuclear pore complex protein NUP98B-like isoform X1, producing METASSSWNMFSNQNQPNPFQQPNTQFGPSTLSQLSNQTSVASPFGTTGRVFDTPPASYKNLDKPQSNYVSGAPSTNIFGVPRNSGCGTPPIFQSNSAHGSTSSIFGIPSVTSLAPESANSGFGTIMFSHPNTNNTIGSRFPLFGSTSSSVSSGSTSSSVSSGLFGPQSSRFSFSAPFQNSSNSASTFINSSSNSSMYAIQNSGSQGKTSPWAIGSMTGKQSEGSSVAPYSATRETNGGSGRNYLEKMQSISAMPIYSDKSHEELRMEDYELRNKVSAGGNTSRGGQSGFKHFATKESIFNPAAFDFCASKTLSNSQHFFTPAATTSSAPTLTKPANSFPPSSYTFSPQSHSFQSQSNVTSSISSFTSAPNPFSSLNPVRHPIPSNNHQLTPFSTAFTSSPFDTISSNKQQFTFSPSIQSTFQPQGTVTSTNLAFSSTPNPFSSLNPVTKSMTAYSCLPSLSKAFTSSPFNPVSSSEPSFTFTPFVQSATQPQISVTSSTPPFTQSINPFSSSNLVDQSILSNNFLFPKSSPVLTFPLLSKISSCEPIFTFSPSILSALEKTLGPFPSFLSTSHTGQAVPNANFSFTTNQNEPSIAQTAFTKVSQVDSQNVNVQQFVPSSTVNEQLSCIQNPFGPQVEVNISNCQPDSIISIQNGISSLSVSNNLSPVRKATHLRIRHWSLRQNRNPSLGLNSGSKEVKVPFFRDTEDKPCTVAPLMPRMNPRSWVVNSMHVVDNKLLNTCDNSAKSSENKGLATSSSQPEGTSPEATHETSIQEKNFDNLVPLLPKLRLGDYYTEPPISLLAESERAEPGFCSHVHDLVVGRRGYGSIKFLGETDVRYLDLDSIVQFNKREVIVYLNDLNKPPVGQSLNKPAEVTLLNVKCIDKKTGIQYMDGGKVRRYTEMLIKKTEEKGAEFISYDPVEGVWKFRVQHF from the exons atgGAGACTGCTTCAAGTTCTT GGAATATGTTTTCTAATCAGAACCAGCCAAATCCATTTCAACAGCCAAACACTCAGTTCGGTCCTTCAACTCTCTCTCAGCTGTCAAACCAAACCTCTGTCGCCTCACCATTTGGAACCACAGGCCGAGTATTCGACACCCCACCTGCCAGTTACAAAAATCTTGATAAGCCTCAGAGCAACTATGTTTCTGGTGCACCAAGCACAAATATctttggtgttccaagaaactcGGGATGTGGTACACCTCCAATTTTCCAATCAAATTCAGCTCATGGTAGTACAAGTTCCATATTTGGCATACCTAGCGTGACATCTCTTGCACCTGAGAGTGCAAACAGTGGTTTTGGCACAATTATGTTTAGCCATCCGAATACGAACAACACCATTGGATCTAGATTTCCTTTGTTTGGCTCAACTTCATCATCTGTTAGCAGCGGCTCAACTTCATCATCTGTTAGCAGCGGCTTATTTGGACCTCAAAGTTCTAGATTTTCTTTCTCGGCCCCATTTCAGAATAGCTCCAATTCAGCTTCAACGTTCATTAAcagcagcagcaacagcagCATGTATGCAATTCAGAATTCTG GATCACAGGGTAAAACATCGCCATGGGCAATTGGCTCAATGACTGGTAAACAGTCTGAAGGAAGTAGTGTTGCGCCTTATTCTGCAACACGTGAAACCAATGGAGGCAGTGGTAGGAATTATCTTGAGAAAATGCAGTCCATTTCTGCAATGCCTATTTATAGTGATAAaagtcatgaagagttgaggaTGGAGGATTATGAGCTGCGGAATAAAG TTTCTGCAGGTGGAAACACTTCTCGGGGTGGTCAATCTGGTTTCAAGCATTTTGCTACAAAAGAAAGTATCTTCAATCCAGCAGCATTTGACTTTTGTGCTTCTAAGACTCTCTCTAATTCTCAACATTTCTTTACTCCAGCTGCTACGACCTCCAGTGCTCCAACACTTACAAAACCAGCAAATAGCTTTCCTCCTTCCTCCTACACATTCTCCCCTCAATCACATTCCTTTCAATCTCAAAGCAATGTAACATCTTCTATTTCTTCATTTACCTCGGCTCCAAATCCGTTCTCTTCATTAAATCCTGTTCGTCACCCAATTCCGTCCAATAATCATCAACTCACACCATTTTCCACGGCATTTACTTCTTCGCCTTTTGACACAATTTCGTCAAACAAACAACAGTTCACATTCTCGCCATCTATACAGTCTACCTTTCAACCTCAAGGCACTGTAACATCTACTAATCTTGCATTTTCCTCAACTCCAAATCCGTTCTCTTCATTAAATCCTGTTACCAAGTCAATGACAGCCTATAGTTGTCTCCCTTCATTATCAAAAGCATTCACTTCTTCGCCTTTTAACCCAGTTTCTTCTAGTGAACCATCATTCACGTTTACGCCATTCGTACAGTCTGCCACTCAACCTCAAATCTCCGTAACATCCTCTACGCCTCCTTTTACACAGTCTATAAATCCATTCTCTTCTTCAAATCTGGTTGATCAGTCAATATTGTCCAATAATTTTCTATTTCCCAAATCATCTCCTGTTCTAACTTTTCCGCTGCTCAGCAAGATTTCTTCATGTGAACCTATATTCACATTCTCACCCTCCATATTGTCTGCCTTGGAAAAGACATTAGGCCCTTTCCCATCTTTTCTGAGTACTTCACATACTGGACAAGCTGTTCCAAATGCAAATTTCTCATTTACTACCAATCAGAATGAACCATCAATAG CCCAAACTGCCTTTACAAAGGTCTCACAAGTTGACAGTCAGAACGTCAATGTACAACA GTTTGTGCCTTCAAGCACTGTGAATGAGCAGCTATCATGTATCCAAAATCCTTTTGGCCCGCAAGTCGAAGTAAATATATCAAATTGTCAACCGGATTCAATAATATCCATACAAAATGGAATTTCAAGCTTATCT GTTTCAAACAATCTTTCACCTGTCAGAAAGGCAACCCATTTGAGGATCCGACATTGGTCCTTAAGACAAAACAGAAATCCTTCTCTAGGACTCAATTCTGGAAGCAAGGAGGTTAAG GTGCCATTTTTCAGAGATACAGAAGACAAACCTTGTACAGTAGCTCCTTTGATGCCACGAATGAACCCCAGATCTTGGGTTGTAAACTCAATGCATGTGGTCGACAATAAACTTCTTAATACTTGTGACAACA GTGCAAAAAGTTCTGAAAACAAAGGCTTGGCAACTTCTTCCTCCCAACCAGAGGGGACCTCCCCTGAGGCGACTCATGAAACTTCCATCCAAGAGAAAAACTTTGATAATTTGGTACCACTACTTCCAAAGCTCAGACTTGGAGACTATTATACCGAACCTCCAATCAGCTTGCTGGCAGAAAGTGAAAGGGCAGAACCAGGATTTTGCAGCCATGTGCATGATTTAGTGGTTGGCAGGCGGGGTTATGGAAGCATCAAGTTTTTGGGAGAAACAGATGTCCGTTATCTTGATCTTGATTCTATTGTCCAGTTTAACAAACGTGAAGTGATCGTTTATCTAAATGATCTTAATAAGCCTCCAGTGGGACAGAGCCTAAATAAACCCGCTGAGGTCACATTACTCAATGTCAAATGCATTGATAAAAAAACAGGGATTCAGTACATGGATGGCGGGAAGGTTCGCAGGTATACAGAAATGTTGATCAAGAAAACGGAAGAAAAAGGAGCTGAGTTCATTTCATACGATCCAGTTGAAGGGGTGTGGAAATTCAGGGTGCAGCACTTTTAG
- the LOC140809583 gene encoding nuclear pore complex protein NUP98B-like isoform X3, translating to MFSNQNQPNPFQQPNTQFGPSTLSQLSNQTSVASPFGTTGRVFDTPPASYKNLDKPQSNYVSGAPSTNIFGVPRNSGCGTPPIFQSNSAHGSTSSIFGIPSVTSLAPESANSGFGTIMFSHPNTNNTIGSRFPLFGSTSSSVSSGSTSSSVSSGLFGPQSSRFSFSAPFQNSSNSASTFINSSSNSSMYAIQNSGSQGKTSPWAIGSMTGKQSEGSSVAPYSATRETNGGSGRNYLEKMQSISAMPIYSDKSHEELRMEDYELRNKVSAGGNTSRGGQSGFKHFATKESIFNPAAFDFCASKTLSNSQHFFTPAATTSSAPTLTKPANSFPPSSYTFSPQSHSFQSQSNVTSSISSFTSAPNPFSSLNPVRHPIPSNNHQLTPFSTAFTSSPFDTISSNKQQFTFSPSIQSTFQPQGTVTSTNLAFSSTPNPFSSLNPVTKSMTAYSCLPSLSKAFTSSPFNPVSSSEPSFTFTPFVQSATQPQISVTSSTPPFTQSINPFSSSNLVDQSILSNNFLFPKSSPVLTFPLLSKISSCEPIFTFSPSILSALEKTLGPFPSFLSTSHTGQAVPNANFSFTTNQNEPSIAQTAFTKVSQVDSQNVNVQQFVPSSTVNEQLSCIQNPFGPQVEVNISNCQPDSIISIQNGISSLSVSNNLSPVRKATHLRIRHWSLRQNRNPSLGLNSGSKEVKVPFFRDTEDKPCTVAPLMPRMNPRSWVVNSMHVVDNKLLNTCDNSAKSSENKGLATSSSQPEGTSPEATHETSIQEKNFDNLVPLLPKLRLGDYYTEPPISLLAESERAEPGFCSHVHDLVVGRRGYGSIKFLGETDVRYLDLDSIVQFNKREVIVYLNDLNKPPVGQSLNKPAEVTLLNVKCIDKKTGIQYMDGGKVRRYTEMLIKKTEEKGAEFISYDPVEGVWKFRVQHF from the exons ATGTTTTCTAATCAGAACCAGCCAAATCCATTTCAACAGCCAAACACTCAGTTCGGTCCTTCAACTCTCTCTCAGCTGTCAAACCAAACCTCTGTCGCCTCACCATTTGGAACCACAGGCCGAGTATTCGACACCCCACCTGCCAGTTACAAAAATCTTGATAAGCCTCAGAGCAACTATGTTTCTGGTGCACCAAGCACAAATATctttggtgttccaagaaactcGGGATGTGGTACACCTCCAATTTTCCAATCAAATTCAGCTCATGGTAGTACAAGTTCCATATTTGGCATACCTAGCGTGACATCTCTTGCACCTGAGAGTGCAAACAGTGGTTTTGGCACAATTATGTTTAGCCATCCGAATACGAACAACACCATTGGATCTAGATTTCCTTTGTTTGGCTCAACTTCATCATCTGTTAGCAGCGGCTCAACTTCATCATCTGTTAGCAGCGGCTTATTTGGACCTCAAAGTTCTAGATTTTCTTTCTCGGCCCCATTTCAGAATAGCTCCAATTCAGCTTCAACGTTCATTAAcagcagcagcaacagcagCATGTATGCAATTCAGAATTCTG GATCACAGGGTAAAACATCGCCATGGGCAATTGGCTCAATGACTGGTAAACAGTCTGAAGGAAGTAGTGTTGCGCCTTATTCTGCAACACGTGAAACCAATGGAGGCAGTGGTAGGAATTATCTTGAGAAAATGCAGTCCATTTCTGCAATGCCTATTTATAGTGATAAaagtcatgaagagttgaggaTGGAGGATTATGAGCTGCGGAATAAAG TTTCTGCAGGTGGAAACACTTCTCGGGGTGGTCAATCTGGTTTCAAGCATTTTGCTACAAAAGAAAGTATCTTCAATCCAGCAGCATTTGACTTTTGTGCTTCTAAGACTCTCTCTAATTCTCAACATTTCTTTACTCCAGCTGCTACGACCTCCAGTGCTCCAACACTTACAAAACCAGCAAATAGCTTTCCTCCTTCCTCCTACACATTCTCCCCTCAATCACATTCCTTTCAATCTCAAAGCAATGTAACATCTTCTATTTCTTCATTTACCTCGGCTCCAAATCCGTTCTCTTCATTAAATCCTGTTCGTCACCCAATTCCGTCCAATAATCATCAACTCACACCATTTTCCACGGCATTTACTTCTTCGCCTTTTGACACAATTTCGTCAAACAAACAACAGTTCACATTCTCGCCATCTATACAGTCTACCTTTCAACCTCAAGGCACTGTAACATCTACTAATCTTGCATTTTCCTCAACTCCAAATCCGTTCTCTTCATTAAATCCTGTTACCAAGTCAATGACAGCCTATAGTTGTCTCCCTTCATTATCAAAAGCATTCACTTCTTCGCCTTTTAACCCAGTTTCTTCTAGTGAACCATCATTCACGTTTACGCCATTCGTACAGTCTGCCACTCAACCTCAAATCTCCGTAACATCCTCTACGCCTCCTTTTACACAGTCTATAAATCCATTCTCTTCTTCAAATCTGGTTGATCAGTCAATATTGTCCAATAATTTTCTATTTCCCAAATCATCTCCTGTTCTAACTTTTCCGCTGCTCAGCAAGATTTCTTCATGTGAACCTATATTCACATTCTCACCCTCCATATTGTCTGCCTTGGAAAAGACATTAGGCCCTTTCCCATCTTTTCTGAGTACTTCACATACTGGACAAGCTGTTCCAAATGCAAATTTCTCATTTACTACCAATCAGAATGAACCATCAATAG CCCAAACTGCCTTTACAAAGGTCTCACAAGTTGACAGTCAGAACGTCAATGTACAACA GTTTGTGCCTTCAAGCACTGTGAATGAGCAGCTATCATGTATCCAAAATCCTTTTGGCCCGCAAGTCGAAGTAAATATATCAAATTGTCAACCGGATTCAATAATATCCATACAAAATGGAATTTCAAGCTTATCT GTTTCAAACAATCTTTCACCTGTCAGAAAGGCAACCCATTTGAGGATCCGACATTGGTCCTTAAGACAAAACAGAAATCCTTCTCTAGGACTCAATTCTGGAAGCAAGGAGGTTAAG GTGCCATTTTTCAGAGATACAGAAGACAAACCTTGTACAGTAGCTCCTTTGATGCCACGAATGAACCCCAGATCTTGGGTTGTAAACTCAATGCATGTGGTCGACAATAAACTTCTTAATACTTGTGACAACA GTGCAAAAAGTTCTGAAAACAAAGGCTTGGCAACTTCTTCCTCCCAACCAGAGGGGACCTCCCCTGAGGCGACTCATGAAACTTCCATCCAAGAGAAAAACTTTGATAATTTGGTACCACTACTTCCAAAGCTCAGACTTGGAGACTATTATACCGAACCTCCAATCAGCTTGCTGGCAGAAAGTGAAAGGGCAGAACCAGGATTTTGCAGCCATGTGCATGATTTAGTGGTTGGCAGGCGGGGTTATGGAAGCATCAAGTTTTTGGGAGAAACAGATGTCCGTTATCTTGATCTTGATTCTATTGTCCAGTTTAACAAACGTGAAGTGATCGTTTATCTAAATGATCTTAATAAGCCTCCAGTGGGACAGAGCCTAAATAAACCCGCTGAGGTCACATTACTCAATGTCAAATGCATTGATAAAAAAACAGGGATTCAGTACATGGATGGCGGGAAGGTTCGCAGGTATACAGAAATGTTGATCAAGAAAACGGAAGAAAAAGGAGCTGAGTTCATTTCATACGATCCAGTTGAAGGGGTGTGGAAATTCAGGGTGCAGCACTTTTAG